Proteins from a genomic interval of Chloroflexota bacterium:
- a CDS encoding uroporphyrinogen decarboxylase family protein, whose product MNSKERTLATLRGQEPDRVPMYVTVVSEVADLLSQEIGIPVDNLDAYLTNRISHAEILTALGNDIVGIGSTAPPSHPTITRSDGYRVDEWGFVYRPVPHAYGIYNEVVGRPLRGISSARELAKYQVPNSHAPGRFDIARHHSERFGHEYALLGVIECTVFEMAWNLVGLEQFLTDMALGKDYVEPLLDEIASYSISIGLELIKLDADIMLTGDDLGMDVGPMIAPRMWRKYLKPRLQRVFDAYRQAKPDIIIAYHTCGSVLPFIDELAAMGMDVLNPIQVTARGMDPAALKAKYGQRIAFCGGVDQRHVLPEGTTADVEVEVKRRIVQLGQGGGYILAPTHDIQADTSLENVLEVFSATKKWGVYPLEEGQ is encoded by the coding sequence GTACGTAACGGTCGTCTCGGAAGTGGCCGACCTCTTATCGCAGGAAATCGGTATCCCAGTCGATAACCTCGATGCCTATCTGACCAATCGCATCTCCCACGCCGAGATCCTGACCGCCTTGGGAAACGATATCGTCGGCATTGGCTCCACAGCGCCTCCTTCCCATCCGACGATCACCCGCTCGGATGGCTATCGAGTGGACGAGTGGGGCTTCGTCTATCGGCCTGTTCCCCACGCCTACGGCATCTACAATGAGGTCGTCGGTAGACCGCTGCGGGGAATCTCGTCGGCCCGGGAATTGGCCAAGTACCAGGTTCCCAATTCCCACGCGCCCGGGCGCTTTGATATCGCAAGACATCACAGTGAGCGCTTCGGCCATGAATATGCGCTGCTGGGGGTGATCGAGTGTACCGTATTCGAGATGGCGTGGAACCTGGTGGGGCTCGAGCAGTTCCTCACGGACATGGCGTTGGGCAAGGACTACGTGGAACCGCTTCTGGATGAGATCGCCAGTTACAGCATCAGCATCGGCCTGGAATTAATCAAGCTCGACGCCGACATCATGTTGACCGGCGACGATCTGGGTATGGACGTTGGCCCCATGATAGCGCCGCGAATGTGGCGTAAGTATCTCAAACCTCGCCTCCAGCGGGTGTTTGACGCCTACCGGCAGGCCAAGCCAGATATCATCATCGCCTACCACACCTGCGGCAGCGTTCTTCCCTTCATCGACGAGTTGGCAGCGATGGGCATGGACGTCTTGAATCCGATCCAGGTCACAGCCCGGGGCATGGATCCCGCCGCCCTGAAGGCGAAGTATGGACAGCGAATTGCCTTTTGTGGAGGCGTGGATCAGCGTCATGTGCTGCCAGAAGGGACCACTGCCGACGTGGAAGTCGAGGTCAAGAGGCGGATTGTTCAGTTGGGCCAGGGAGGAGGATACATCCTGGCGCCTACCCATGATATCCAGGCAGATACCTCTCTTGAAAACGTGTTGGAAGTGTTCAGCGCTACCAAGAAGTGGGGCGTGTATCCTCTGGAAGAAGGGCAATAG
- the iolM gene encoding scyllo-inosose 3-dehydrogenase yields the protein MKGLVLDAQWKPKADYKVSDWEKQTGKAITGNSVWYNPKLEVREWPDPEVGVHDVLLEIQACGVCGSDMHFYETDDQDYILYPGLTKFPTILGHEFSGKVVEVGKEVTTLVPGDYVTVEEMIWCGRCIPCRNGYPNHCTNLEELGFTIPGAFARYLAVDEKFCWNVDAILERYGVERGLEVAAMSEPTCVSYNAMFERAEGFKPGHFVSVFGLGPIGLAALGLAEAAGAGMIVGFEISPQRRELARALGADHVYDPRDVVPHEVLLELSHGAGFDFNVEAAGVPELTVPEMEKALAINGKISQIGRAAQHVPMYLETFQVRRAQFYGAQGHSGHETFPNVIRMVASGRLDLSSIVTSRYGLEDAVEAIAKSIDRADGKIMVKPQMNGRNGNN from the coding sequence ATGAAAGGTTTAGTACTGGATGCCCAGTGGAAACCCAAGGCAGACTATAAGGTCAGCGATTGGGAAAAGCAGACTGGCAAGGCGATCACCGGAAATAGTGTCTGGTACAATCCCAAGCTCGAGGTTCGGGAATGGCCCGATCCAGAGGTTGGTGTCCACGACGTGCTCCTGGAGATCCAGGCCTGCGGTGTGTGCGGTTCCGACATGCACTTCTACGAGACCGATGATCAGGACTACATCCTCTACCCCGGGTTGACCAAGTTTCCCACCATCCTGGGCCATGAATTTTCAGGCAAGGTGGTCGAGGTCGGAAAAGAGGTCACGACCCTGGTACCAGGTGATTATGTGACCGTCGAGGAGATGATCTGGTGCGGGCGGTGCATCCCCTGTCGCAACGGCTATCCGAACCACTGCACTAACCTGGAGGAACTCGGGTTCACTATTCCGGGTGCTTTCGCCAGGTATCTTGCCGTGGATGAGAAGTTCTGCTGGAACGTAGATGCCATCCTGGAGCGCTATGGAGTTGAACGAGGACTCGAGGTGGCGGCTATGTCAGAGCCCACCTGCGTCTCCTACAACGCCATGTTCGAACGAGCTGAGGGATTCAAGCCGGGACATTTCGTCAGCGTTTTTGGCCTGGGACCGATTGGCCTGGCAGCGCTTGGCCTGGCCGAGGCTGCCGGCGCCGGCATGATCGTTGGCTTTGAGATCTCGCCTCAACGCCGTGAGCTTGCCAGGGCATTGGGAGCCGATCACGTGTATGATCCTCGGGATGTTGTGCCTCACGAGGTTTTGCTGGAGCTAAGCCACGGCGCAGGTTTTGACTTCAACGTGGAGGCCGCAGGTGTGCCAGAGTTGACGGTGCCCGAGATGGAGAAGGCACTGGCAATCAACGGCAAGATCAGCCAGATTGGCCGCGCCGCCCAGCATGTGCCCATGTACCTGGAGACCTTCCAGGTGCGCCGCGCCCAATTCTACGGTGCCCAGGGCCACTCGGGCCATGAAACCTTCCCCAACGTTATTCGCATGGTGGCTTCAGGCCGTCTCGACCTGAGTTCGATAGTTACTTCCCGCTACGGACTGGAGGATGCCGTCGAGGCGATTGCCAAGTCGATCGATCGAGCCGACGGCAAGATCATGGTCAAGCCACAGATGAACGGGCGCAACGGAAACAACTAG
- the iolN gene encoding 3-dehydro-scyllo-inosose hydrolase: MSTNGKMPKGWMASSNPTVIFEDNRIGHMKKDIFEASEAQLDAILAEYGMASGNVPPVEWSKPGSYLQMMTRRQLIEERRKNDIILVPIGCTENHGLHLPSATDTLFVSQIIEGVRRYFLKQDIPVALSLPPLNFASHPYHHYGMPGTAPVREDISREMLIDVMLGLWNDGFRKQIYLNNHGHLWMLESTVQQFQKRYQLPGIFRVMDWHRAVRESFYTDDRGGDYGSNFVHAEEAETSLALYLFPEMVEMDLAVNTRGKGYLPEGHFDTSVDPYHRPGRWSEGEGHFAIEISATPEGVVGNAADATAEKAKRPLAAILSYLTILIEDIRETFPPGTLPPVEEVTLRTAEEMEPYLREPQSEGWKPVYALPRIGQSTTY, encoded by the coding sequence ATGTCAACAAACGGAAAGATGCCCAAGGGTTGGATGGCTTCCAGCAATCCGACTGTCATCTTCGAAGATAATCGTATCGGCCACATGAAGAAGGATATCTTCGAGGCGAGTGAAGCGCAACTGGATGCCATTTTGGCGGAGTACGGCATGGCGTCCGGCAACGTGCCCCCGGTGGAGTGGAGCAAACCGGGAAGCTACCTTCAGATGATGACCCGGCGCCAGCTCATCGAGGAGCGACGCAAGAACGACATCATTCTGGTGCCCATCGGTTGCACTGAAAACCATGGCCTGCATCTGCCAAGTGCCACCGACACCTTATTCGTCAGCCAGATCATCGAGGGTGTGCGTCGTTACTTTCTTAAGCAGGATATCCCCGTGGCGCTGTCGTTGCCACCGCTTAACTTTGCCTCCCATCCCTACCATCACTACGGCATGCCCGGAACGGCTCCCGTCCGCGAGGATATCTCCCGCGAGATGTTGATCGATGTGATGCTGGGCCTGTGGAACGACGGTTTCCGCAAACAGATCTACCTCAACAACCACGGTCATCTGTGGATGCTGGAAAGCACGGTGCAGCAGTTCCAGAAGCGCTACCAGCTTCCTGGCATCTTCCGCGTCATGGATTGGCACCGGGCTGTGCGCGAATCCTTCTATACGGACGATCGGGGCGGCGACTACGGCAGCAATTTCGTTCATGCCGAAGAAGCCGAGACTTCCCTGGCTCTCTACCTCTTCCCTGAAATGGTGGAGATGGACCTTGCTGTTAACACCAGGGGCAAAGGCTATCTGCCCGAAGGGCACTTCGATACATCGGTGGACCCCTATCACCGGCCCGGTCGCTGGAGCGAGGGTGAAGGCCACTTTGCCATTGAGATCAGCGCCACGCCAGAAGGTGTGGTTGGCAATGCAGCCGATGCCACGGCCGAAAAGGCCAAACGCCCGCTGGCGGCCATCCTGAGCTACCTGACCATCCTCATCGAGGATATTCGGGAAACCTTCCCGCCCGGCACCTTGCCGCCGGTTGAGGAGGTCACCTTGCGCACTGCCGAGGAGATGGAGCCGTACCTGCGAGAACCACAGAGTGAGGGTTGGAAACCGGTTTACGCCCTGCCTCGCATCGGCCAGAGTACTACCTACTAG
- a CDS encoding amidohydrolase: MEKADVILTGGVVLTMDSGGALFDPGAVAVIGSDIVAVGPAEEIAARFESEESVDCQGKVVMPGLINAHTHVPMSLLRGLADDLRLDVWLMGYIMPVERRFVRPDFCWLGTQLSCAEMIRTGTTCFCDMYYHEEAVADATAQAGLRAICGQTILKFPSPDALSFEESLARTRDFIQRWKGHRLITPSVAPHAPYTATPEMLQESAALAIAYDVPLQIHVSETAHEVEEMRATTGMTPVPWIKNHNILEAKTIAAHCVHVNEDELLTLREHNTGIAHNPTSNLKLSSGFAPVAHMLELGLNVGIGTDGVASNNDLDMFEELRLAALLAKGVTLNPTVLPARQVLEMATIMGARALHQNEWIGSLEVGKKADLIIVDISTVHNSPHFRREEAQIYSQLVYAAKGSDVMDVMVDGVWLMRNRHLLTVDEEILMADAGKLARRIDAFLIEREESALRKLAVIGGLEPKETFEVQVKFQVSEEKALEIEKALTGPEFAMGKSSLRRQFDTYFIFDDKWASRIRYREDEVLARDSMAPVPEGEVEEIISRLTFTNETKEREYANYVTLSRSHMDALADRSLRFYREYFKPDEEREVFKERRRFHVRFGNTEFTVNIDQMLQPEIPGRVVEFKSRTWSAQDAERKAVLIGDLLDYFDIAQDKLLREEYQSLAADT, from the coding sequence ATGGAGAAAGCGGACGTTATTCTGACGGGTGGTGTGGTACTTACCATGGATTCCGGCGGCGCGCTGTTTGATCCTGGCGCTGTGGCGGTTATCGGGAGCGATATCGTTGCTGTGGGTCCGGCGGAAGAAATCGCGGCCAGATTCGAATCTGAAGAGAGTGTCGACTGCCAGGGCAAGGTGGTCATGCCTGGTCTGATCAACGCCCATACCCATGTGCCCATGTCGCTGTTGCGCGGCCTGGCCGACGATTTGCGCCTTGACGTCTGGTTGATGGGCTACATCATGCCGGTCGAACGCCGTTTCGTACGGCCCGATTTCTGCTGGTTGGGCACCCAGCTGTCCTGTGCCGAGATGATTCGCACGGGAACGACTTGCTTTTGCGATATGTACTACCACGAGGAAGCTGTAGCCGACGCGACGGCCCAGGCGGGGCTGAGGGCCATCTGCGGCCAGACCATTCTTAAATTCCCGTCGCCCGATGCCTTGAGTTTCGAAGAGAGCCTCGCTCGTACTCGTGATTTCATTCAGCGCTGGAAGGGGCATCGTCTCATCACCCCGTCGGTTGCACCCCATGCGCCCTACACCGCGACGCCCGAGATGTTGCAGGAGTCGGCAGCGCTGGCGATAGCCTATGACGTGCCACTGCAAATACATGTTTCCGAGACAGCGCACGAGGTTGAGGAAATGCGGGCCACCACCGGTATGACACCCGTGCCCTGGATCAAGAATCACAACATTCTCGAGGCCAAAACAATCGCGGCCCACTGTGTCCATGTCAACGAGGATGAATTGCTGACATTGCGCGAGCACAATACGGGCATTGCCCACAACCCCACCAGCAACCTCAAGCTTTCCAGTGGATTCGCCCCGGTGGCCCATATGCTCGAACTGGGCCTCAACGTTGGCATTGGCACCGATGGGGTTGCAAGCAACAATGACCTTGACATGTTCGAGGAGTTGCGTTTGGCGGCCTTGCTGGCCAAGGGCGTAACCTTGAATCCGACGGTGTTGCCGGCCCGACAGGTCCTGGAAATGGCGACAATTATGGGCGCGCGGGCTTTACACCAGAATGAATGGATCGGGTCCCTCGAAGTGGGCAAAAAGGCCGATCTGATCATCGTCGATATTAGCACCGTTCATAATTCCCCTCACTTCCGGCGGGAAGAAGCTCAGATTTACTCGCAATTGGTCTATGCGGCCAAAGGCTCCGATGTGATGGATGTGATGGTCGATGGCGTGTGGTTGATGCGGAATCGCCACCTCCTTACGGTCGACGAAGAGATCCTGATGGCAGACGCAGGCAAGCTTGCCCGGAGAATCGATGCTTTTTTGATCGAAAGGGAGGAGAGTGCCCTGCGCAAACTGGCTGTGATCGGCGGTCTGGAGCCCAAGGAGACCTTCGAGGTTCAGGTAAAGTTCCAGGTTTCAGAGGAAAAAGCGTTGGAGATTGAAAAGGCGTTGACCGGACCCGAGTTTGCCATGGGCAAGTCAAGCCTGCGCCGGCAGTTTGATACCTACTTCATCTTCGACGACAAGTGGGCCAGCCGCATTCGCTACCGCGAGGACGAGGTGTTGGCCCGGGATAGCATGGCTCCTGTGCCAGAGGGAGAGGTAGAAGAGATCATTTCCCGGTTGACATTCACCAACGAAACCAAGGAACGCGAATACGCCAACTATGTAACCCTGTCTCGTTCCCACATGGATGCATTGGCCGACCGCAGCCTGCGCTTCTACCGGGAATACTTTAAGCCAGACGAAGAGCGGGAGGTGTTCAAGGAAAGGCGCCGTTTCCATGTGCGTTTTGGCAACACCGAATTCACCGTCAATATCGACCAGATGCTGCAACCGGAGATCCCCGGCAGAGTTGTGGAATTCAAGAGCCGGACGTGGAGCGCTCAGGACGCCGAGCGGAAAGCGGTGCTGATCGGTGACCTGCTCGATTATTTTGACATTGCTCAGGATAAATTGCTGCGAGAGGAATATCAGAGCCTGGCGGCAGATACGTAG
- the iolO gene encoding 5-keto-L-gluconate epimerase, with product MTTSGFLPEKGSGPDTGQLKFSIVLSTHQAEFQAVAFKGDFEGNVKRIAELGYDGVELAIRDPELVDANALIATVKQVGLSVPAIGTGQAWGEEGLSFTDPDPQVRRAAVERVKSHVPLAARFNEAFQNPGGTAIIIGLLRGLVRPGISHEQAMAWLVEALQECSAAAQPEGVQLALEPINRYETTLINNVAQGMALIDKVDSSAFGLLLDTFHMNIEEPTIEGSMRLCSDRLFHFHVADSNRWPPGGGHLDFGHLLGVLQEMAYQGYVSGEFLPEPDGDTAARNAIEHLQTVMPG from the coding sequence ATGACTACTAGCGGTTTCCTGCCCGAGAAGGGCAGTGGTCCTGATACAGGCCAGTTAAAGTTCTCCATCGTGCTTTCCACCCATCAGGCAGAGTTCCAGGCTGTGGCGTTCAAGGGAGATTTTGAGGGCAACGTCAAACGCATTGCAGAATTGGGTTACGACGGCGTGGAGTTGGCTATCCGCGACCCGGAACTGGTGGACGCAAACGCGCTGATCGCCACCGTCAAACAGGTCGGGTTGTCTGTACCTGCCATAGGCACTGGACAGGCATGGGGCGAGGAGGGACTCTCCTTTACCGACCCCGATCCTCAGGTGCGCCGGGCGGCCGTAGAGCGGGTCAAGTCCCATGTGCCGCTGGCGGCTCGATTCAACGAGGCTTTCCAGAATCCGGGTGGAACGGCCATCATTATCGGGCTGCTGCGGGGGCTGGTGCGACCCGGGATCAGTCATGAACAGGCCATGGCATGGCTGGTTGAGGCGCTGCAGGAATGTAGTGCTGCAGCGCAGCCGGAAGGCGTGCAGCTCGCGCTGGAACCTATCAATCGCTATGAGACCACGCTGATTAACAATGTGGCCCAGGGTATGGCGTTGATCGACAAAGTCGATTCATCGGCCTTTGGCTTGCTGCTTGATACCTTTCATATGAACATCGAGGAACCAACCATCGAGGGCAGCATGCGCCTTTGCAGCGACCGCCTGTTCCATTTCCACGTGGCCGACTCCAATCGATGGCCCCCGGGCGGCGGACATCTGGATTTCGGCCATCTCCTGGGGGTTTTGCAGGAAATGGCTTACCAGGGATATGTCAGCGGTGAGTTTCTGCCCGAGCCCGATGGAGATACCGCGGCCCGCAATGCCATTGAACATCTACAGACGGTCATGCCCGGCTAA
- a CDS encoding sugar phosphate isomerase/epimerase family protein gives MDIRYSIILGFLGQLTDRFARYHEPRELAEKLQLAAQIEGVTGVEPVFPFDFRDIDYESFRQLLAKNSLAVSSINVNIKAEPKFHQGALTSVDHGIRAEAVQYLKTGMDWAVELGVNLVTVCPLSDGHDYPFEINYGDAWRWMLDCLGEAAAHRPDVRLAVEYKQSEPRSRVIIPNAGIVLFLCQQLGMDNVGLTLDTGHALYNAETPAQVIRLAADAGRLSLVHINDNYRNWDWDMMPGTVNYWDWLETLLVLDEVGYDGWLVSDVFPARTDPLETLSASYRSIQYAEQLLDAFGRDRLRGMTRRREVITIFDEFQRMFLGKGTL, from the coding sequence ATGGACATCCGCTACTCCATTATTCTGGGCTTTTTGGGCCAGTTGACCGACCGTTTTGCTCGCTATCACGAACCGAGAGAATTGGCAGAAAAGCTGCAACTTGCCGCTCAGATCGAGGGCGTGACCGGTGTCGAGCCCGTTTTTCCCTTTGATTTCCGCGACATAGACTATGAGTCCTTCCGCCAGCTTCTTGCCAAAAACAGCCTGGCAGTTTCTTCGATCAATGTGAACATCAAGGCTGAACCCAAGTTCCATCAGGGGGCTCTCACATCTGTCGACCACGGCATTCGAGCCGAGGCTGTCCAGTACCTGAAGACCGGCATGGACTGGGCCGTTGAACTGGGCGTAAACCTGGTAACAGTCTGTCCCCTCTCTGACGGCCACGACTATCCCTTTGAGATCAATTATGGAGATGCCTGGCGCTGGATGCTGGATTGCCTGGGTGAGGCTGCCGCCCATCGTCCGGATGTCCGCCTGGCGGTTGAATACAAGCAGAGCGAGCCGCGATCTCGTGTGATTATCCCCAACGCCGGGATCGTGCTTTTTTTATGTCAGCAGTTGGGCATGGATAACGTTGGCTTGACCCTGGATACCGGCCATGCCCTCTACAATGCCGAAACCCCCGCCCAGGTTATCCGTCTTGCTGCCGACGCCGGCCGGCTTTCCCTGGTACATATCAACGACAACTACCGCAACTGGGATTGGGATATGATGCCAGGCACCGTCAATTATTGGGACTGGCTGGAGACTCTCCTTGTGTTGGATGAGGTCGGCTACGATGGCTGGTTGGTTTCCGATGTATTTCCTGCCCGTACAGATCCATTGGAGACACTTTCCGCCAGCTATCGATCGATTCAGTACGCGGAGCAATTACTCGATGCGTTCGGGCGTGATCGGCTCCGCGGGATGACCCGCCGTCGAGAGGTCATTACAATCTTCGACGAGTTCCAACGGATGTTTCTCGGAAAAGGGACCTTGTGA
- a CDS encoding MFS transporter has product MTTTETTIASASDRIKRTQTAAYFASFIVLGLVMAALGPTLPGLAENTRSTVGQIGILFTAQALGVLVGDLISGRWYDRAPAHPFLAVVMLLVAVTLLLTPILSSLPVLAVVMFLMGIGLGSTDVGGNTLLVWVHRDDVGPRMNALHFFFGLGALLVPLLVALVISTTGEITWAYWLLAIIVVPAALMFMRVPSPTRLQQSAEVSTAEARWLLVFLIAAMFFLFVGAELSFGGWIYTYAISLDLATVTTAGYLTSLFWGALTLGRLLSIPIAARVRPRYILMVDIAGMILSLALPLLVPGTSWALWLSAFGFGLFMANVFPTLMVLGEHHLTITGGITGWFLVGGSLGSMTVPLLIGQRFEATGPQATLIVILATVLLAAVVLAAFLVAVRNPSASR; this is encoded by the coding sequence ATGACGACAACAGAAACAACCATCGCCTCTGCATCTGATCGCATCAAGCGAACTCAAACTGCTGCCTACTTTGCTTCCTTCATCGTTTTGGGACTGGTGATGGCAGCCCTCGGTCCAACCTTGCCTGGATTGGCCGAGAATACTCGCTCAACCGTCGGGCAGATCGGTATTTTGTTTACAGCCCAGGCATTGGGTGTGCTGGTCGGGGACTTGATCAGCGGCCGGTGGTATGATCGGGCACCGGCCCACCCGTTCCTTGCCGTGGTCATGCTGCTGGTTGCGGTGACGTTGCTGCTGACCCCCATCCTCTCCAGCCTGCCTGTATTGGCTGTGGTCATGTTTCTTATGGGGATTGGCCTCGGGTCCACCGATGTGGGCGGCAACACATTGTTGGTGTGGGTCCATCGCGACGATGTGGGTCCCCGCATGAATGCCCTGCACTTTTTTTTCGGCCTGGGTGCGCTGCTCGTTCCGCTCCTGGTTGCCCTGGTCATCTCGACTACCGGTGAAATAACCTGGGCCTATTGGCTGTTGGCCATAATTGTTGTGCCTGCTGCCCTTATGTTCATGCGAGTACCAAGCCCAACTCGCCTTCAGCAGTCGGCTGAGGTGTCGACGGCTGAGGCGCGCTGGCTGCTGGTCTTCCTCATCGCCGCCATGTTCTTTCTATTTGTGGGCGCAGAGCTCTCGTTCGGCGGCTGGATCTATACCTATGCCATCTCCCTTGATCTGGCGACTGTCACCACGGCCGGGTACCTGACATCCCTGTTCTGGGGTGCATTGACCCTCGGCCGGCTGCTTAGCATTCCGATTGCTGCCCGGGTGCGGCCTCGCTATATCCTGATGGTTGATATTGCCGGCATGATTCTCTCCCTGGCTCTCCCACTGCTTGTGCCGGGCACCAGTTGGGCGCTGTGGCTTTCAGCCTTCGGGTTTGGCCTGTTCATGGCCAACGTTTTCCCCACACTGATGGTACTGGGCGAACATCATCTTACAATCACCGGCGGAATCACCGGCTGGTTTTTGGTGGGAGGAAGCCTGGGCAGCATGACTGTGCCCTTGCTGATCGGGCAGCGCTTCGAGGCTACCGGTCCCCAGGCAACCCTGATTGTTATTCTGGCGACCGTACTGCTGGCGGCGGTGGTGTTAGCTGCCTTCCTGGTGGCCGTGAGAAATCCTTCTGCGTCCCGTTGA
- a CDS encoding cation diffusion facilitator family transporter, whose translation MDNLSAVRRVALLSVGAGLLTLLLKFGAYFLTGSVGLLSDALESVVNLTAALIAFTAISIADRPPDDRHAYGHDKAEYFSSGAEGALILIAAITIIYTAVQRFLNPAPLENLGIGAVIALIASAINFGVSRVMIGAARRYDSIALEADAHHLMTDVWTSIGVVGGVLLAGFTGWQWLDPLLAIAVALNIIWTGVKLLRRSAQGLMDTALPLDEVDQIRDAISQVAGDDIPYHGLRTRKSGSRRFIDFHLLVPGQTTVQESHDLSERIEAEIDEHLSNAFVTIHVEPQEDAAAWDADIVGGLASSHRAEREDAG comes from the coding sequence TTGGATAACCTGTCCGCGGTCCGGCGGGTCGCCCTTTTATCAGTCGGTGCGGGCCTCCTGACCCTCTTGCTCAAATTTGGTGCCTATTTTCTGACCGGCTCCGTGGGCCTTCTTTCCGATGCCCTGGAGTCGGTAGTCAACCTGACGGCGGCACTGATTGCCTTTACCGCCATCAGCATCGCCGATCGACCGCCCGACGACCGGCACGCCTACGGCCACGACAAGGCTGAATACTTCTCCAGCGGTGCTGAAGGCGCGCTGATCCTGATCGCGGCGATCACTATCATCTATACCGCCGTCCAACGCTTCCTGAATCCAGCCCCGCTGGAAAACCTGGGAATCGGCGCCGTTATTGCCCTCATTGCATCAGCGATCAACTTCGGCGTGTCCCGGGTCATGATAGGAGCCGCCCGCCGGTATGACAGCATTGCGCTGGAAGCTGACGCCCATCACCTGATGACTGATGTCTGGACATCGATAGGCGTGGTCGGTGGCGTATTGTTGGCGGGCTTCACGGGTTGGCAATGGCTTGATCCACTGCTGGCCATCGCTGTGGCACTGAACATTATCTGGACCGGCGTCAAACTGCTGCGCCGCTCAGCGCAAGGATTGATGGATACGGCGCTGCCACTGGACGAGGTAGACCAGATACGCGACGCCATCAGCCAGGTGGCTGGCGACGACATCCCCTATCACGGTCTGCGCACGCGGAAATCAGGCTCCCGCCGCTTCATCGACTTTCATCTGCTGGTTCCCGGCCAAACCACGGTGCAGGAATCCCACGACCTTTCGGAGCGCATCGAGGCCGAGATCGATGAACACCTGTCCAATGCCTTCGTAACCATTCACGTGGAACCTCAAGAAGATGCCGCTGCCTGGGACGCGGACATCGTGGGAGGGCTGGCCAGTTCGCACCGGGCTGAACGAGAAGATGCAGGTTAG
- the iolG gene encoding inositol 2-dehydrogenase, which produces MPADQINIALIGAGRIGRLHAENLAFRIPEANLAAVADIFQEAAQRAADAFRIPLAVEDYHDLLKRDDIDAVIVCSATDTHAQIVEEAAAAGKHVFCEKPIDHDLKKIDQALVAVTAAGVKLQVGFNRRFDPNFKRVHDLVAEGRIGEPRLLHITSHDPEPPPIDYIKVSGGIFLDMTIHDFDMARYLMGCEVEEVFVAGGIMVDPAIGAAGDVDTTLTVLRFENGAIGTIANCREARYGYDQRVELLGSLGNVSASNNYPNSVTVMDANAVQRSKPLYFFLERYAESFLLEMRDFVDAVLTDRQPLVTGTDGRMPVVMGLAAWQSYRENRPVKLSEVG; this is translated from the coding sequence ATGCCTGCTGACCAAATTAACATTGCACTCATCGGCGCCGGACGGATTGGCCGCCTACACGCCGAGAACCTGGCTTTTCGCATTCCAGAAGCAAATCTGGCTGCCGTCGCCGATATCTTCCAGGAGGCTGCTCAACGAGCCGCCGATGCCTTCCGGATTCCTCTCGCTGTAGAGGATTACCACGATCTATTGAAACGGGATGACATCGATGCCGTAATCGTTTGCTCCGCCACCGATACCCATGCACAAATCGTAGAAGAGGCTGCAGCAGCAGGCAAACATGTGTTTTGCGAGAAACCCATCGACCATGACCTGAAGAAAATCGATCAAGCCCTCGTTGCCGTTACGGCTGCGGGCGTCAAGCTCCAGGTGGGATTCAACCGGCGTTTCGATCCGAACTTCAAGCGGGTCCACGATCTGGTAGCTGAGGGCCGCATTGGTGAGCCGCGACTCCTTCATATCACCAGCCATGACCCCGAACCACCGCCCATCGATTATATCAAGGTTTCAGGGGGAATCTTTCTCGACATGACGATTCACGACTTCGACATGGCTCGCTACCTGATGGGCTGCGAGGTAGAGGAGGTCTTTGTGGCAGGAGGTATCATGGTGGATCCTGCCATCGGCGCCGCAGGGGATGTGGATACAACCCTCACCGTGCTGCGATTTGAGAATGGAGCAATCGGCACGATCGCCAATTGCCGCGAGGCCAGGTATGGCTACGATCAGCGGGTGGAATTGTTGGGATCGCTGGGCAATGTGTCAGCATCCAACAACTATCCCAACAGTGTGACGGTCATGGACGCCAACGCGGTTCAGCGCAGCAAGCCCCTCTACTTCTTCCTGGAACGTTACGCGGAGTCGTTTCTTCTGGAGATGCGTGATTTTGTCGATGCCGTGCTGACCGACAGACAACCATTGGTGACAGGAACCGACGGCCGGATGCCCGTGGTGATGGGTCTGGCTGCCTGGCAATCCTATCGAGAAAACAGGCCGGTGAAGCTCAGTGAGGTTGGATAA